A genomic window from Balaenoptera acutorostrata chromosome 20, mBalAcu1.1, whole genome shotgun sequence includes:
- the AOC2 gene encoding retina-specific copper amine oxidase isoform X1, translated as MNLKVVLVFLALSVITVFALAYVLLTSQGSSSQPPRCPSVSYSAQPWTHPGQSQLFADLSREELTAVMSFLTQKLGPGLVDAAQAHPFDNCVFSVELQLPPKAAALAYLDRGSPPPAREALAIVFFGGQPQPNVTELVVGPLPHPSYLRDVTVERHGGPLPYHRRPVLGTESAQMWKHLKEVELPKAPVFLASVFNYSGSTLAALHATPRGLRSGDRATWIALYHNISGVGIFLHPVGLELLLDHRALDPARWAVQQVFYLGRYYADLGQLEWEFKAGRLEAVRVPLPLPVGASSLRSRVSPGPLPPLQFSPQGSRYSVQGNLVASSLWTFTFGHGVFSGMRIFDVRFKGERVAYEVSVQECVSVYGADSPKTMMTRYLDSSYGLGLHSRGLVRGVDCPYQSTMVDIHVLVGKGAVQLLPGAVCVFEEAQGLPLRRHHNHLQSHFYGGLAGSALVVRSVSSVGNYDYIWDFVLHPNGALEGRVHATGYINTAFLSGGEESLLFGNRVGERVLGAVHTHAFHFKLDLDVAGLKNWVVAEDVVFKPVAAPWSPEHQLQRPQLTRQVLGREDLTAFFLGNPLPRYLYLASNQTNSWGHQRGYRIQIHSPLGIHMPLDSDMERALSWGRYQLVVTRRKEEESQSSSIYYQNDIWTPTTAFADFINNETLLGEDLVAWVTASFLHIPHAEDVPNTVTLGNRVGFLLRPYNFFDEDPSIFSPGSVYFEKGQDAGLCSVNHAACIPHLAACVPNLPPFSYQDL; from the exons ATGAATCTCAAGGTAGTCCTCGTGTTCCTGGCACTGTCCGTCATTACCGTCTTTGCCCTGGCCTATGTCTTGCTGACCAGCCAAGGTAGCTCCAGCCAGCCTCCCCGCTGCCCCTCTGTATCCTACAGTGCCCAGCCCTGGACACACCCTGGCCAGAGCCAGCTGTTTGCAGACCTGAGCCGAGAGGAGCTGACGGCTGTGATGAGCTTTCTGACCCAGAAGCTGGGGCCAGGCCTGGTGGATGCAGCTCAGGCCCACCCCTTCGACAACTGCGTCTTCTCAGTGGAGCTGCAGCTGCCCCCCAAGGCTGCAGCCCTGGCCTACCTGGACAGGGGGAGCCCCCCGCCTGCCCGGGAAGCACTGGCCATCGTTTTCTTTGGTGGACAACCCCAGCCCAATGTGACTGAGCTGGTAGTGGGGCCGCTGCCGCACCCCTCCTACCTGCGGGATGTGACTGTGGAGCGTCACGGGGGCCCCCTGCCCTATCACCGACGCCCCGTGCTGGGAACTGAGTCTGCCCAGATGTGGAAGCATTTGAAAGAGGTGGAGCTCCCCAAGGCACCAGTCTTCCTGGCTTCTGTCTTCAACTACAGTGGCTCCACTTTGGCAGCTCTGCACGCCACCCCTCGTGGCTTGCGCTCAGGGGACCGTGCTACCTGGATAGCCCTCTACCATAACATCTCAGGTGTTGGGATTTTCCTTCACCCTGTGGGGCTCGAGCTACTGCTGGACCACAGGGCCCTGGACCCTGCCCGCTGGGCTGTCCAGCAGGTCTTCTACCTTGGGCGCTACTATGCAGACTTGGGTCAGTTGGAATGGGAGTTTAAGGCTGGCCGGCTGGAAGCGGTTAGGGTTCCTCTACCCCTGCCAGTTGGGGCCTCATCGCTGCGATCGCGGGTCTCCCCAGGTCCTCTTCCCCCTCTTCAGTTCTCACCTCAGGGCTCCCGGTACAGTGTGCAAGGGAACCTAGTGGCGTCCTCCCTTTGGACGTTTACCTTTGGCCATGGGGTGTTCAGTGGCATGAGGATTTTTGATGTTCGGTTCAAGGGTGAGCGAGTGGCCTATGAAGTCAGTGTCCAGGAGTGTGTGTCTGTCTATGGTGCCGATTCACCCAAGACAATGATGACCCGATACCTGGATAGCAGCTATGGACTTGGCCTCCACAGCCGGGGCTTGGTGCGGGGAGTGGACTGCCCCTATCAGTCTACCATGGTGGACATCCACGTATTAGTGGGCAAAGGGGCAGTCCAGCTGCTTccgggggctgtgtgtgtgtttgaggaggCCCAGGGACTACCCCTCCGCAGGCACCACAATCACCTTCAGAGTCATTTCTATGGTGGTTTGGCTGGCTCGGCCCTTGTAGTCAGGTCTGTGTCCTCTGTAGGCAACTATGACTACATTTGGGACTTTGTATTGCACCCAAATGGGGCGCTTGAAGGGCGGGTCCATGCCACGGGCTACATCAACACAGCTTTCCTGAGCGGGGGCGAGGAGAGCCTCCTCTTTGGGAACCGCGTTGGGGAGCGAGTGCTGGGGGCGGTGCACACGCATGCCTTCCACTTCAAGCTGGACCTGGATGTGGCAG GGCTGAAAAACTGGGTGGTAGCTGAAGACGTGGTGTTTAAACCTGTGGCAGCCCCTTGGAGTCCGGAGCACCAACTGCAGCGCCCACAGCTGACTCGGCAGGTCCTGGGAAGGGAGGACCTGACAGCTTTTTTCTTGGGGAACCCCCTTCCCCGCTACCTTTACTTGGCTAGCAACCAGACTAATTCCTGGGGTCACCAGCGCGGGTACCGAATCCAGATCCACAGCCCTCTCGGCATACACATGCCCCTGGACAGCGACATGGAGAGGGCCCTCAgctgggggag ATACCAGCTTGTGGTGACccggaggaaggaggaggagtcaCAGAGCAGCAGCATCTATTACCAGAATGACATCTGGACACCCACTACGGCCTTTGCTGACTTCATCAACAATGAGACCCTCTTAGGAGAG GACCTGGTGGCTTGGGTTACAGCCAGCTTCCTGCACATCCCCCACGCTGAGGATGTCCCCAACACAGTGACTCTGGGGAACAGAGTTGGCTTCTTGCTCCGACCCTATAACTTCTTTGATGAGGACCCCTCCATCTTCTCCCCTGGCAGCGTCTACTTTGAGAAGGGCCAGGATGCTGGGCTCTGCAGTGTCAATCATGCGGCCTGCATCCCCCACCTGGCGGCCTGTGTGCCGAACCTGCCCCCTTTCTCTTACCAAGACTTGTAG
- the AOC2 gene encoding retina-specific copper amine oxidase isoform X2 produces MNLKVVLVFLALSVITVFALAYVLLTSQGSSSQPPRCPSVSYSAQPWTHPGQSQLFADLSREELTAVMSFLTQKLGPGLVDAAQAHPFDNCVFSVELQLPPKAAALAYLDRGSPPPAREALAIVFFGGQPQPNVTELVVGPLPHPSYLRDVTVERHGGPLPYHRRPVLGTESAQMWKHLKEVELPKAPVFLASVFNYSGSTLAALHATPRGLRSGDRATWIALYHNISGVGIFLHPVGLELLLDHRALDPARWAVQQVFYLGRYYADLGQLEWEFKAGRLEAVRVPLPLPVGASSLRSRVSPGPLPPLQFSPQGSRYSVQGNLVASSLWTFTFGHGVFSGMRIFDVRFKGERVAYEVSVQECVSVYGADSPKTMMTRYLDSSYGLGLHSRGLVRGVDCPYQSTMVDIHVLVGKGAVQLLPGAVCVFEEAQGLPLRRHHNHLQSHFYGGLAGSALVVRSVSSVGNYDYIWDFVLHPNGALEGRVHATGYINTAFLSGGEESLLFGNRVGERVLGAVHTHAFHFKLDLDVAGLKNWVVAEDVVFKPVAAPWSPEHQLQRPQLTRQVLGREDLTAFFLGNPLPRYLYLASNQTNSWGHQRGYRIQIHSPLGIHMPLDSDMERALSWGRSK; encoded by the exons ATGAATCTCAAGGTAGTCCTCGTGTTCCTGGCACTGTCCGTCATTACCGTCTTTGCCCTGGCCTATGTCTTGCTGACCAGCCAAGGTAGCTCCAGCCAGCCTCCCCGCTGCCCCTCTGTATCCTACAGTGCCCAGCCCTGGACACACCCTGGCCAGAGCCAGCTGTTTGCAGACCTGAGCCGAGAGGAGCTGACGGCTGTGATGAGCTTTCTGACCCAGAAGCTGGGGCCAGGCCTGGTGGATGCAGCTCAGGCCCACCCCTTCGACAACTGCGTCTTCTCAGTGGAGCTGCAGCTGCCCCCCAAGGCTGCAGCCCTGGCCTACCTGGACAGGGGGAGCCCCCCGCCTGCCCGGGAAGCACTGGCCATCGTTTTCTTTGGTGGACAACCCCAGCCCAATGTGACTGAGCTGGTAGTGGGGCCGCTGCCGCACCCCTCCTACCTGCGGGATGTGACTGTGGAGCGTCACGGGGGCCCCCTGCCCTATCACCGACGCCCCGTGCTGGGAACTGAGTCTGCCCAGATGTGGAAGCATTTGAAAGAGGTGGAGCTCCCCAAGGCACCAGTCTTCCTGGCTTCTGTCTTCAACTACAGTGGCTCCACTTTGGCAGCTCTGCACGCCACCCCTCGTGGCTTGCGCTCAGGGGACCGTGCTACCTGGATAGCCCTCTACCATAACATCTCAGGTGTTGGGATTTTCCTTCACCCTGTGGGGCTCGAGCTACTGCTGGACCACAGGGCCCTGGACCCTGCCCGCTGGGCTGTCCAGCAGGTCTTCTACCTTGGGCGCTACTATGCAGACTTGGGTCAGTTGGAATGGGAGTTTAAGGCTGGCCGGCTGGAAGCGGTTAGGGTTCCTCTACCCCTGCCAGTTGGGGCCTCATCGCTGCGATCGCGGGTCTCCCCAGGTCCTCTTCCCCCTCTTCAGTTCTCACCTCAGGGCTCCCGGTACAGTGTGCAAGGGAACCTAGTGGCGTCCTCCCTTTGGACGTTTACCTTTGGCCATGGGGTGTTCAGTGGCATGAGGATTTTTGATGTTCGGTTCAAGGGTGAGCGAGTGGCCTATGAAGTCAGTGTCCAGGAGTGTGTGTCTGTCTATGGTGCCGATTCACCCAAGACAATGATGACCCGATACCTGGATAGCAGCTATGGACTTGGCCTCCACAGCCGGGGCTTGGTGCGGGGAGTGGACTGCCCCTATCAGTCTACCATGGTGGACATCCACGTATTAGTGGGCAAAGGGGCAGTCCAGCTGCTTccgggggctgtgtgtgtgtttgaggaggCCCAGGGACTACCCCTCCGCAGGCACCACAATCACCTTCAGAGTCATTTCTATGGTGGTTTGGCTGGCTCGGCCCTTGTAGTCAGGTCTGTGTCCTCTGTAGGCAACTATGACTACATTTGGGACTTTGTATTGCACCCAAATGGGGCGCTTGAAGGGCGGGTCCATGCCACGGGCTACATCAACACAGCTTTCCTGAGCGGGGGCGAGGAGAGCCTCCTCTTTGGGAACCGCGTTGGGGAGCGAGTGCTGGGGGCGGTGCACACGCATGCCTTCCACTTCAAGCTGGACCTGGATGTGGCAG GGCTGAAAAACTGGGTGGTAGCTGAAGACGTGGTGTTTAAACCTGTGGCAGCCCCTTGGAGTCCGGAGCACCAACTGCAGCGCCCACAGCTGACTCGGCAGGTCCTGGGAAGGGAGGACCTGACAGCTTTTTTCTTGGGGAACCCCCTTCCCCGCTACCTTTACTTGGCTAGCAACCAGACTAATTCCTGGGGTCACCAGCGCGGGTACCGAATCCAGATCCACAGCCCTCTCGGCATACACATGCCCCTGGACAGCGACATGGAGAGGGCCCTCAgctgggggag ATCCAAGTAG
- the PSME3 gene encoding proteasome activator complex subunit 3 produces MASLLKVDQEVKLKVDSFRERITSEAEDLVANFFPKKLLELDSFLKEPILNIHDLTQIHSDMNLPVPDPILLTNSHDGLDGPTYKKRRLDECEEAFQGTKVFVMPNGMLKSNQQLVDIIEKVKPEIRLLIEKCNTVKMWVQLLIPRIEDGNNFGVSIQEETVAELRTVESEAASYLDQISRYYITRAKLVSKIAKYPHVEDYRRTVTEIDEKEYISLRLIISELRNQYVTLHDMILKNIEKIKRPRSSNAETLY; encoded by the exons gTTGATTCTTTCAGGGAGCGGATCACAAGTGAG GCAGAAGACTTGGTGGCaaattttttcccaaagaaattgTTAGAACTTGATAGTTTTTTGAAG GAACCAATCCTAAACATCCATGACCTAACTCAGATCCACTCAGACATGAATCTCCCAGTCCCTGACCCCATTCTTCTCACCAATAGCCATGATGGACTGGACGGT CCCACTTACAAGAAGCGAAGATTGGATGAATGCGAAGAGGCCTTCCAGG GAACCAAGGTGTTCGTGATGCCCAATGGGATGCTAAAAAGCAACCAGCAGCTGGTGGACATTATTGAAAAAGTGAAGCCTGAGATCCGGCTGCTGATCGAGAAATGCAACACG GTCAAAATGTGGGTACAACTTCTGATTCCTAGGATAGAAGATGGGAACAACTTTGGGGTGTCCATTCAG GAGGAGACAGTTGCAGAACTAAGAACTGTTGAGAGTGAAGCTGCATCTTATCTGGACCAGATATCTAG atATTATATTACAAGAGCCAAATTGGTTTCTAAAATAGCTAAATATCCCCATGTG GAGGACTATCGCCGCACCGTGACAGAGATTGATGAGAAAGAATATATCAGCCTTCGGCTCATCATATCAGAGCTAAGGAATCAATAT GTCACTCTACATGACATGATCCTGAAAAATATCGAGAAGATCAAACGGCCCCGGAGCAGCAATGCAGAGACACTGTACtga